In Vigna unguiculata cultivar IT97K-499-35 chromosome 3, ASM411807v1, whole genome shotgun sequence, a single genomic region encodes these proteins:
- the LOC114175490 gene encoding myb-like protein A — MATSDIVQGKWNPIQEEEEEDQDQEEEEALSLSDLPINLNDQPRHQEQGSAVNQATQEEFNFRSCGAPFSKQPEMCVADEVFFKGQILPLRVSFSSEAGLLATLSQSQPHYGKHFINESLDFPSNSSSSSSRSSSLRSQNSSTSTTSSSTITTTKTVTTVPLRTKPRIRNQFHMHPSPKPQLRAPTPTQLSSLGNPGRKSTSAWGIFRLGVVPAPEIELQDLKVRNRSNCVSRNSSSNSSSNNSAKSVKRSNRKKGNDGVLKQLVGKGGGLLSGCDCSFQTVQPNNMVMIKGGNGGGKSSNKTESTGHAAKEKVVELKKQRQKQGKKVTSRRRTFEWIKELHASHPGDDDDEEEALLSNA, encoded by the coding sequence ATGGCCACCTCAGACATCGTCCAAGGAAAATGGAACCCTATccaagaagaggaagaggaagatcaagatcaagaagaagaagaagcattGTCACTTTCCGATCTTCCAATCAACCTCAACGACCAACCGAGACACCAAGAACAAGGCTCTGCTGTCAACCAAGCAACGCAAGAGGAATTCAATTTCCGCTCCTGCGGTGCTCCCTTCTCCAAACAACCCGAAATGTGTGTGGCGGATGAAGTTTTCTTCAAAGGCCAAATCCTCCCATTGCGTGTCTCGTTCAGCTCCGAGGCTGGGTTATTAGCCACACTATCACAATCTCAACCACATTATGGTAAGCACTTTATCAACGAATCCTTGGATTTTCCGAGTAACAGTAGCAGTAGCAGCAGCAGAAGCAGTAGTCTTAGAAGTCAAAACTCATCAACCAGCACCACTAGCTCCAGTACCATCACCACCACAAAAACTGTTACTACAGTACCTCTGAGAACAAAGCCCAGAATTCGAAACCAGTTTCACATGCACCCAAGTCCAAAGCCTCAGTTAAGGGCACCCACCCCAACACAATTGTCAAGCCTGGGTAACCCAGGTAGAAAATCAACGTCAGCATGGGGAATTTTCCGTCTGGGTGTGGTCCCTGCTCCCGAGATAGAATTGCAAGACCTGAAGGTTCGCAACAGATCAAACTGTGTCAGTCGCAACAGTagtagcaacagcagcagcaacaACAGTGCGAAAAGTGTGAAGAGGAGTAACAGGAAGAAGGGCAATGATGGTGTTTTGAAACAGTTAGTGGGCAAAGGCGGTGGTCTATTGAGTGGTTGTGATTGTTCATTCCAAACAGTGCAACCGAACAACATGGTCATGATAAAAGGTGGTAACGGTGGTGGTAAAAGTAGCAACAAGACAGAAAGTACAGGGCACGCCGCGAAAGAAAAAGTGGTAGAGTTGAAGAAGCAGAGGCAAAAGCAGGGAAAGAAGGTTACGTCACGTCGTCGAACGTTTGAATGGATAAAGGAGCTTCATGCAAGTCACCctggtgatgatgatgacgaaGAAGAGGCTTTGTTATCAAACGCATGA